A single window of Myxocyprinus asiaticus isolate MX2 ecotype Aquarium Trade chromosome 48, UBuf_Myxa_2, whole genome shotgun sequence DNA harbors:
- the LOC127437307 gene encoding NLR family CARD domain-containing protein 3-like yields the protein MEETQTNRDGGFSSGCRSPIQKERSDSPEPSCVSMMSDWSMAKPPELKDEGFPSDVRVQLEEPDRETEQMSCTTEQRITITDKHSESRVHDVHNILKSNLQKKFECLCEGTAKQGNPARLNEIYTELYITEGESGEISNEHEVRQIEAASRSAATEDTPIKCNEIFKPLPGQDKAIRTVLTKGVAGIGKTVSVQKFILDWAEGKGNQDIHLVFPLPFRELNLMKDKKLSLSDLLHVFFTETKQMKISSDECKVFFIFDGLDECRMSLDFQSNVRLCDVSESASVDVLLANLIKGNLLPSALIWITSRPAAADLIPSKCVDRMTEVRGFSEPQKEEYFRKRISDQSLANRIITHLKSSRSLYIMCTIPVFCWISATVLERMMGEADSGEIPKTLTQMYTHFLIIQTNIKHEKDYEKKETDEDMIFKLGKLAFQQLLKGNLIFYEEDLRECGIDVTEASVYSGLCTQIFREEFGLYQGKVYCFVHLSIQEHLAALYVRLSFTNNSVFPKKTKSNLFANVLNLIKHHSSKHLSLFELHQRAVDEALQSKNGHLDLFLRFLLGLSLESNQTLLQDLMALTEISSHNNEKTVQYIKQKIRKNSSPEKSINLFHCLNELGDHSLMQEIQHYLKSGIIKETKLSSSQWSALVFVLLTSEQKMDKFKLNEFVGGGNKADEVLLKLLPVINKSRSVQLRYCGVSDEGCAALASALRSNPSHLRQLDLSGNKLGDSGVKLLSSGLENPQCKLEILCLWNCNVTDEGCAALASALRSNPSHLRKLDLSVNKLGDSGVKLLSAGLKNPYCKLEILWLRDCGVTDEGCAALTSALRSNPSHLRQLDLSENKQGDSGVKLLSALQNDPQYKLDCLV from the exons ATGGAggaaacacaaacaaacagagatgGAGGTTTTTCTTCAGGATGCAG AAGCCCAATCCAGAAAGAGAGATCAGACTCACCAGAACCCAGCTGTGTGTCCATGATGAGTGACTGGTCAATGGCTAAGCCACCAGAACTCAAAGATGAAGGCTTCCCCTCTGATGTTag AGTCCAGCTGGAGGAACCAGACAGAGAAACTGAACAGATGAGCTGTACAACAGAACAGAGAATCACCATCACAGACAAACA CAGTGAATCTCGAGTTCATGATGTCCACAACATCCTTAAGTCAAATCTGCAGAAGAAGTTTGAGTGTTTATGTGAGGGAACAGCAAAGCAGGGAAACCCTGCACGACTGAATGAGATATACACAGAGCTCTACATAACAGAGGGTGAAAGTGGAGAGATCAGTAATGAACATGAGGTGAGACAGATTGAGGCAGCATCCAGGAGTGCAGCAACAGAGGACACACcaataaaatgcaatgaaatatTTAAACCTTTACCTGGACAAGACAAAGCTATCAGAACTGTGCTGACAAAGGGAGTTGCTGGCATTGGAAAAACAGTCTCTGTGCAAAAGTTCATTCTGGACTGGGCTGAAGGGAAAGGAAATCAGGACATCCACCTCGTATTTCCTCTTCCTTTCAGAGAACTCAATTTGATGAAGGACAAAAAACTTAGTCTTTCAGATCTTTTGCATGTGTTTTTCACTGAAACTAAACAAATGAAAATTTCCAGTGATGAATGTAAAGTTTTCTTCATTTTTGATGGTCTGGATGAGTGTCGAATGTCACTGGATTTTCAGAGCAATGTGAGATTGTGTGATGTAAGTGAATCAGCCTCAGTGGATGTGCTGCTGGCAAACCTTATCAAGGGTAATCTGCTTCCCTCTGCTCTCATCTGGATCACCTCCAGACCAGCAGCAGCTGATCTCATCCCTTCTAAGTGTGTTGATCGAATGACAGAGGTACGAGGATTCAGTGAGCCACAAAAGGAGGAATACTTCAGGAAGAGAATCAGTGATCAGAGTCTGGCCAATAGAATCATCACACACCTGAAGTCATCAAGGAGTCTCTACATCATGTGCACCATACCAGTGTTCTGCTGGATTTCAGCCACTGTCCTAGAGAGAATGATGGGTGAAGCAGATAGTGGAGAGATCCCCAAGACACTGACTCAAATGTACACACACTTCCTGATTATTCAGACAAACATCAAACATGAGAAGGAttatgagaagaaagagacagatgaAGACATGATTTTCAAACTTGGGAAACTGGCTTTTCAGCAGCTTCTGAAAGGCAATCTGATCTTCTACGAGGAAGACCTGAGAGAGTGTGGCATCGATGTGACAGAAGCATCAGTGTACTCAGGATTGTGCACTCAGATCTTCAGAGAGGAGTTTGGGCTGTACCAGGGGAAAGTGTACTGCTTTGTTCATCTGAGCATTCAGGAACATCTAGCAGCTCTATATGTGCGTCTTTCCTTTACAAACAATAGCGTGTTTCCCAAGAAAACCAAATCAAATCTGTTTGCTAATGTTTTAAACTTGATAAAACATCATTCATCAAAACATCTTTCATTATTTGAGTTGCATCAGAGAGCTGTGGATGAAGCTTTACAGAGTAAGAATGGACATCTGGACCTCTTCCTTCGTTTTCTTCTGGGTCTCTCATTGGAGTCTAATCAGACTCTTTTACAAGATTTAATGGCACTGACAGAAATCAGCTCCCACAACAATGAGAAAACAGTTCAGTACATAAAACAGAAGATCAGGAAGAATAGCTCTCCAGAGAAATCCATCAATCTGTTTCACTGTCTGAATGAACTGGGTGATCATTCACTAATGCAGGAGATCCAACATTACCTGAAATCTGGAATAATAAAAGAAACCAAGCTCTCCTCATCACAGTGGTCAGCTTTAGTTTTTGTGTTGTTAACCTCTGAGCAGAAGATGGATAAGTTTAAACTGAATGAATTTGTTGGAGGAGGAAATAAAGCAGATGAAGTTCTTCTGAAGCTGCTGCCTGTGATCAACAAATCCAGATCAGTTCA GTTGAGGTATTGTGGTGTCTCAGATGAAGGTTGTGCTGCTCTGGCTTCAGCTCTGAGATCAAACCCCTCGCACCTGAGACAACTGGATTTGTCTGGGAATAAACTAGGAGACTCgggagtgaagctgctctcttCTGGACTGGAGAATCCTCAATGTAAACTGGAGATACTGTG TTTGTGGAATTGTAATGTCACAGATGAAGGTTGTGCTGCTCTGGCTTCAGCCCTGAGATCAAACCCCTCACACCTGAGAAAACTGGatctgtctgtaaataaattAGGAGACTCAGGAGTGAAGCTACTCTCTGCTGGACTGAAGAATCCTTACTGTAAACTGGAGATACTGTG